In Deltaproteobacteria bacterium, the sequence GTCGGCGTCGAGGGCCACACCGTCGGCGTCGTACGCGAGCACGATGCCGGTGTCGTCGTCGTTGGCCTGGCGCTCGTTGCCCAGCAGCCACACCACGCCGGCGTCGTCGATCTGCACGGTGCGGGTGAAGTCTCGGGCCCCCGCGGCGCCGGCGTAGGTCGCCGTCCACAGCTCGTTGCCGGCGTCGTCGTACTTGCCGAGCCAGAAGTCCCAGTCCTGGGTGCCGATGCGGATGCTGCCGGACACGTAGATGTTGCCGTCGGCATCGATCGCCACGTCCGACGCGCTGTCGGCGTCGTCGTTGTCGCCCGGGCCCTCGCCGGGGCCGTCGACCACGACCTGCCACTCGACCATCTGGGTGGCGCCGTCGAGCCGCAGGATGAGGATGTCGTCGCCGGTCATGGTCGACTCGGTGGTGCCGACCACCACGAAGTCACCGTCGGCGAGCATGGTCAGCCCGGCGCCGCTGTCGTTGAGCGAGTCGGTGCCGTCGAAGCTCACGGTCCAACCCTCGGTGCCGTCGGCCATGTACTGCTGCAGCCACAGGTTCGAGGCTTGATCGGTCACGCGCTCGCGGCCCAGCACGTAGCTGTTGCCGTCGGCGTCGACGAGCACGTCGGCGGCCGAGTCGAAGTTCGAGGCCGAGCCGTTGTGCGAGGCCTGCCACACGATCTCGTAGGGCACCGTGCAGGTCGCGGTGCAGGCGTCGTCGATCGCGGTGTTGCCGTCGTCGCACTCCTCGCCGTCGTCCAGCGTGCCGTCGCCGCAAGCCGCGGCCGCGCCGGAGCTGCTCGAGCTGTCGACGCCCGAGCCCGAGCTCGACGAGTCGGCGCCCGACGAGCTCGAGCTGTCGGCGATCGTGGTGCTGGTCATCGTCGCGCTCGGGTCGGTCGAGGTCGACGGATCACCGGACGAGCTCGATCCATCCGAGGTGGCGGCGGGCTCGTCGGAGGGGCAACCCAGCGCGAACGCTGCGGTGAGTGCTACGGAGCAACCAGGAAGGGAGAAGCTTCGACGCATCGACATGGGGCGAGAGTGTGGTCGCAGGCTGCGCGCAGTGCAACAACCGCGGGGCGGTCCCAACCGACCCGCGGGCACCGTGGGCGCTCGCGTCAGCCCATCGCACGCCGAGCACCGCTCGCGGGTTCCCTGCCCCGCGCGCGTCACGTCGGATCGGGGCGACCACGGAAGCACGCGACCAGCTGCCGTGCCGCGGCATCGGGGGCGAGACTGCCGTTCGAGAGCGCAGGTGTGAGGTCGCGCATCAGGCTCGCGACCTCGGCATCGCGATGGAATTCCGTGCGCAGCAGCTCGATCGCCGCGGATTCGGTCCACCGCAGTCGCTGGGCCGCGCGCTGGGCCTCGAGCTGGCCGCCCTCCCGCAGCCACGCACGGTGGCGCCAGATCGCCTCGCGGACAGCGGCGATGCCATCTCCGGACAGTGCCGAACAGGCCAGCACCGGCTGTGACCACCCGGCCACGCGCGGTGGCACGAACGACAGCGCGTGCTGGAACGTCGCCACCGCCCGCATCGCGGCGGCCCGCCCCTCGCCGTCGGCCTTCGGCACCACCACGATGTCGGTGCACTCGAGCAGGCCGCGCTTGATGCCCTGCAGATCGTCGCCGCCGCCCGCGAGCAGGAGCACCACCACGGTGTCGACGAGGTCGGCGACCTCCACTTCGGACTGGCCCACGCCGACGGTCTCGATCAACACGACGTCGAAGCCGGCGGCCTCGCACACGAGCATGCACTCGCGGGTGTGTCGGGCGACCCCGCCGAGCAGGCCCTGCGCCGGCGTCGGTCGGATGAACGCGTTGGGCTCGCGCGAGAGCCGGGCCATGCGGGTCTTGTCGCCCAGGATGCTGCCGCCGCTGCGGGCCGAGCTGGGATCGATCGCCAGCACCGCGACGCGGTGCCCCTGTGCGAGCAGCTCCATGCCGAAGGTGTCGATGAAGCTGCTCTTGCCGGCCCCCGGCGCGCCCGAGATGCCGATGCGCGAGGCCGGGGCCGCGACGTCGACCGGCAGCATCGCGAGCACGCGATCGGCCCGCACGCGGTCGGACGGGCGGGTGCTCTCGAGCAGCGTGATGGTGCGGGCGAGCGCCCGACGATCGCCGGCCACGAGTGCCGCGACGGCCGCCGCATCGGCATCGCCCGGATCGTTCATGGCCGGGGCTCCGCGCGCTCGAGCACGTCGAGCACCTCGCCCGCCGCACTGGTCAGTACGGTGCCGGGTCCGAACACCGCCGCGACGCCCATGGCCCGCAGCGCTTCGTGATCGCGGGGTGGGATCACCCCGCCGGTCACCACGACGATGTCGGGGCGGCCGGCCGCCGCCAGCGCGGCGCGCAGCTGCGGCACCAACGTCAGGTGGCCCGCGGCGAGCGAGCTGACACCGACGACGTGCACGTCGTTCTCGACCGCGGCGCGGGCAGTCTCCTCCGGCGTCGCGAACAGCGGCCCGATGTCGACGTCGAAGCCCATGTCGGCGAAGCCGGTCGCGATGACCTTGGCGCCGCGATCGTGGCCGTCCTGGCCCATCTTCGCGACCAGCAGTCGCGGGCGGCGACCATTGCGCTCCGCGAACGCCGACACCCGCGCTTGCACGCGGGCCAGCGCTGCGGCGGCATCGGTGCCGGTCGGTGCCAACGTGTTCGAGTATACGCCGGCGACCGCCTGCGACGTGGGCTGGTGACGGCCGTAGACGTCCTCGAGCGCGGCCGAGATCTCGCCGACCGTCGCGCGTGCACGTGCGGCGTCGATCGACAATGCGAGCAGGTTGCCGTCGCCGCCGCGGGCACACGCGCGCAGGCGCTCGAGGCAGGCCGACACCGCCACCGGGTCACGACCCGCCCGCAGCTCGGCGAGCCGGCGCAGCTGCGCGGCTCGGACCGCAGCGTTGTCGACCGCCAGCACGTCGATCGTTCGCTCGTGTGCGAGCGCGAGCGCGTTGACGCCGACGACGATCTGCTCGCCACCGTCGATGCGGGCCTGCGTGCG encodes:
- the meaB gene encoding methylmalonyl Co-A mutase-associated GTPase MeaB, whose protein sequence is MNDPGDADAAAVAALVAGDRRALARTITLLESTRPSDRVRADRVLAMLPVDVAAPASRIGISGAPGAGKSSFIDTFGMELLAQGHRVAVLAIDPSSARSGGSILGDKTRMARLSREPNAFIRPTPAQGLLGGVARHTRECMLVCEAAGFDVVLIETVGVGQSEVEVADLVDTVVVLLLAGGGDDLQGIKRGLLECTDIVVVPKADGEGRAAAMRAVATFQHALSFVPPRVAGWSQPVLACSALSGDGIAAVREAIWRHRAWLREGGQLEAQRAAQRLRWTESAAIELLRTEFHRDAEVASLMRDLTPALSNGSLAPDAAARQLVACFRGRPDPT